CGTCGTCCTGTCGGGCGGCAACGTCGACCCGCTCGTCCTCCAGCGCATCCTGCGCCACGGCCTCGTCGCCGCCGGCCGCTACCTCCGGATGAAGGTCCGGGTCCCGGACGAGCCCGGTTCGCTGGCCGGCCTGCTCGCCGTGCTCGCGACGACCGGGGCGAACGTCGTCAGCGTCCAGCACGACCGCACGGGCACGGGCCTCGGCCTCGCCGAGGTGCTCATCGGCGTCGAGCTCGAGACGAAGGGGACCGACCACTGCGACGAGGTCGTCGCCCGGCTCCACGCCGAGGGCTACGGGGTGGTCTTCCGCTCGGTCGGGTAGACGCGAACGGGGTGCCGGTGGCCGCAGCCACCGACACCCCGCTCGCGGCAGGACTCAGCCCGTGAAGGGCTTGACCTCGAGGATCTCCACGGAGATCGACTTGCCGTTGGGTGCCTCGTAGGAGACCTTGTCGCCGGCCTTGTGGCCCACGACGGCCGCCCCGAGCGGCGAGCGCTCGGAGAACACCTCGACGTCGACGTCGCGAGCGCCCTCTCGCGAGCCCAGGAGGAAGACCTCCTTCTCACCGGCGATGGTCGCGGTGACGACCATGCCGGCCTCGACGATGCCGTCGTCCGCCGGCGCCTCGCCGACGTGCGCGTTGCGCAGCAGCTCGGTCAGCTGGACGATCCGTCCCTCCAGCTTGCCCTGCTCCTCGCGGGCAGCGTGGTAGCCGCCGTTCTCCTTGAGGTCACCCTCGGCACGGGCAGCCTCGATGCGCTCGGTGATCTCCGCGCGCCCGGGCCCCGTGAGGTGCTCCAGCTCTGCCTTGAGGCGGTTGTACGCCTCCTCGGTCAGCCAGGTGGTCGCTGTCTCGGCCACGTTCCCTCCTCCAACAAAAATCATGAGCCCCGGCCGCTGAGCGGGCCGAGGCTTCCTCGTATGTGTGTCTGCGTGTCAGGCGTGTCGCCGCGACGGGCGAGGCGACGTTGCTCGCCGCGCGGGCGATGGCCGCCAGGATAGCAAACCCGGGTCGAACAGCCGTTCCGTTTGCCTACCGTGTCGCGTGGCACTCCTGGACACGGGCGCCGACCGCGGGCTCGGTGGTCGCCACCCGGGTGGTGACGAGGGTGCTGCGCTCGTCCGAGGCGGGGACCGGCACCCGGGCGACGCCGACCTGCGCGAACCGCGAGTTGAGGGCGAGGACGGTGCACTCCGCCTCGGTCCCGGGCTCCCGGTGGACGAGGAGACTCACCTCGACGGCGGAGTCGTCGACGACGGTGAGCGCCGCCTCGTCGGCCCGCACCGGCTCGTCGGTGGAGACGACGGCGAGGACGACGAACGCCGCGACGGCGAGGAGTGCGAGCGCGGCGAGCAGGACGCGTCGGCGGCGTCGGGTCGCGGCGTCCGGGGGCAGGCCGTACCGCGCGGCCAGGGCGGCGCGGGTCTCGTCGTCGTTCGTGCTCACGGCGCCCATTGTCCCCGACCCGCGAGCACCGACATTGCCCGCGAGGACCGCGGCGGGCGAGAATCGAGGCCGGTCGAGAGCAGGAGGAGACTGACAGTGAGCGAGCCGATGCGCCTCATGGCGGTGCACGCGCACCCCGACGACGAGTCGAGCAAGGGTGCCGCGACGATGGCTCGGTACACCGCCGAGGGTGAACGCGTGCGGGTGGTGACCTGCACCGGGGGCGAGCGCGGCTCCATCCTCAACCCCAAGCTCGCCCACGACGAGACGATCCTCGCGGACATGCCCGCCTACCGGCGTCGGGAGATGGCGGCGGCGGCCGAGGCGCTGGGGATCGAGCACGTGTGGCTCGGCTTCGTGGACTCCGGGCTGCCCGAGGGTGACCCGCTGCCGCCGCTGCCGGAGGGCTGCTTCGCGCTCGTGCCTCTCGAGGAGTCCGTCGGTGCGCTGGTCCGGGAGATCCGCACCTTCCGCCCCCACGTCAT
Above is a genomic segment from Georgenia wutianyii containing:
- the greA gene encoding transcription elongation factor GreA — translated: MAETATTWLTEEAYNRLKAELEHLTGPGRAEITERIEAARAEGDLKENGGYHAAREEQGKLEGRIVQLTELLRNAHVGEAPADDGIVEAGMVVTATIAGEKEVFLLGSREGARDVDVEVFSERSPLGAAVVGHKAGDKVSYEAPNGKSISVEILEVKPFTG
- a CDS encoding DUF4307 domain-containing protein, whose translation is MSTNDDETRAALAARYGLPPDAATRRRRRVLLAALALLAVAAFVVLAVVSTDEPVRADEAALTVVDDSAVEVSLLVHREPGTEAECTVLALNSRFAQVGVARVPVPASDERSTLVTTRVATTEPAVGARVQECHATR